The following nucleotide sequence is from Halorussus caseinilyticus.
GGCCCGACAACCACCAGCGAACGCTCGGCCGACCGGACCCCCGTGTGGGTGGATGAAAGGGGCCGCCCGCTCGCGGGTCGCAGACCCGTGGTCGTCTCAGCGACCCCTATCCGAGCGAACGCAGTGAGCGAGGATATGTCGCTGAGCGACCGCGAGCGGGCGGGGGCTTTCTGGGTGTTCGTCGTTGCGGTTTCTGCGGTTGCTGTACCGATTCTATTTCGTAGCGAACGGGACTTTCGAGGACCTCTCCCCGGCGACTCTCGCAGGTGGCGTATCGCTACGAACGGAGGCCCCGAGAACGAACCCGCCCTCCAATTCTGGAAACGCTACCAGAATTAGGACGACTTATTAACCATCGAACCGAAACCCCTGTCAACAGTGACGAACGCGCAGGTCACCCTGATTCAGATTGACAACTACGGACCGTGGACCGTAACGCCCGAACCGCGTCGGGAAGTAGACCTCCAGACCCTCCAATCGCGGTTGTACGCCGACCTCTCGCAACTGGTCGGCAACCGCGAGGGGTACGTCTTCTTCACCCGGTTCGACAACATGATTGCGGTGACGAACGGGATGGACGAGACCGACCACGCCCTCGTTCAGGAGTCGGTCGGCAACCGCTATCCCGTCACCGTCAGTTTCGGCGTGGGCGTGGACCCGAGTCCCGTCGAAGCACTCTCGGCGGCGACCGACCACATCCAAGACGCCGGGAGCGCCCAAGAAGCCGACAGAACCGAGATTCTGCGGGGTAGGACGTTAGACCCCGACGAACGGGCGGACGACGACGTGCAAATCGCCCACTTCGACGTGAACGACGCCACCGGGAAGTACACCGACCGGATGAACGCCTTCGACTCGTTCATCCACATCGAACAGGGCTACGCCGAACTCATGCAGTACATGCGCCGCGCCCACGACGCCCTCTCGTTCTTCGTCGGCGGGGACAACATCATCGCGGTGTGTCCCGACTTGGACGCGGCGGCCTACGAGGACGCCATCGAACACGTTCGGGACACCGTGGAAGTCGAGTTGAAGGTCGGCGTCGGACAGGCCGCGAACCCCCAGACTGCGGGGATGGCGGCCAA
It contains:
- a CDS encoding GTP cyclohydrolase III; the encoded protein is MTNAQVTLIQIDNYGPWTVTPEPRREVDLQTLQSRLYADLSQLVGNREGYVFFTRFDNMIAVTNGMDETDHALVQESVGNRYPVTVSFGVGVDPSPVEALSAATDHIQDAGSAQEADRTEILRGRTLDPDERADDDVQIAHFDVNDATGKYTDRMNAFDSFIHIEQGYAELMQYMRRAHDALSFFVGGDNIIAVCPDLDAAAYEDAIEHVRDTVEVELKVGVGQAANPQTAGMAAKHALEECRDDGDRVVID